A segment of the Armatimonadota bacterium genome:
TGTCCAAATTGTTGACTTTCGGGCACTTCCATGGTAGAGTTTGGACGGTGGGCTTATGAGGAAAATGGTTATGGACAAGAGGAAAATCAGACGAGTTGTAAGCATGGTTGTGGCAATGAGCATGACGCTCTCCGTAGTCGCATCAGCGGTCGAAGCCGCTGTGGCTACCTGGCTTGCTCCGCAGCCCGGCCAGACGTTTACGGCTCGTAATATAGAAGTAGCCGTCGGCTACAATACCCATTCGGACCTCTGTGTGACACGGCTGGAACTATGGGTCGACGGCAGGATGCATGCCAAGAAAATATTGGTGCGCCCCGAGTCCCGCGGAGTATGCTCATTCTGGTGGGACACAGCCGGATTTTCCGACGGACCGCATAACCTGGCAGTTAAAATCTATGCAGGCAGTGACCTGATATCGACCGTAAGAAGCACCGGGACCGTAGGCAACTGCAAATATGATCTTCGCCCGCCTACCGTCAGCTTCACAAATATAAAGAACGGCGATGTCCTCAAAGGCGTAACTACTCTCAAACTCAACGCAAATGACGACAGCGGCGAGCCTCCCGTGGTCAGCCTGCTCGTAGATAAGTCTCTCAAGCTGGTTCAGAACAGACCGCCTTATGATTATGATTTGGACACAACCGGCTATTCGGACGGCGATCATGAGATCAAATCGTTCGCATTTGATGGAGCGGGAAACAAGAGCGACGCGGCTGTTGTGCAGGTAGCATTTAAGAACGGAGCCGAAAAGCCTGTCGTAGCGTCTCTGAGCGTAAAATCACATTCAAACCCCGAACAATTTGATGAGTCTCCATCCGAGGCGGTTCCGACTATGTCCGGCTCGTCATCCGTGCCGTCTGCAAGAAACAGCGCGGCCCGCAGCGATAGTGTGATGAGCGGCGCATCCAGCGCATCAGTTCCGTCCACACCCGTCGCGTCCGTGCCGAATGCAAAGACGGCTTCAACTGCCTCTCCAACGATGAGGATGTCTGATATAGAGAGATCGTATCATTCCAAAACGAGTTCAGCGGTAAAGCCTGTCATTACAGCCGAAGCTGCGCCAATAGCGAAGATTGCTCCTGCGCTCGAACCGGCAAAAGTATCTATACCCGCTGTGAGCGCAAAGCCGAACCAAATAATTAGCTCTCAGCTTCCGGCAATGCGTTCCGGTTCGGTTGAGTCCATACAGGGCGCTATTTCAGCTCGCACAGCCGAGCCCATCCGGAACTTCGAATCATATACGTCACCCGTCGCTCCGGTCGACGCGTCGTGGTCGGCATCGGGTAAGTCAGTTATACCGCATGCGATGCAGGCTTCAGGCTCACCTGCACAGCCCGAGCAATCGAGCGAAGCGATCGCCAGCGATTTGACTCAAATGGCTATGTCTCCCGCCACAAGTATTCGTTCGGAAAGCATCAGAGCCGAGATGAGCGATAGCGCCAATTCGGCACAGGAACCTGTAGCCCCACTCGCCGCCAATCCGAAACCCGTGCGTGTGGCCGCAGTGCCTTA
Coding sequences within it:
- a CDS encoding Ig-like domain-containing protein, yielding MDKRKIRRVVSMVVAMSMTLSVVASAVEAAVATWLAPQPGQTFTARNIEVAVGYNTHSDLCVTRLELWVDGRMHAKKILVRPESRGVCSFWWDTAGFSDGPHNLAVKIYAGSDLISTVRSTGTVGNCKYDLRPPTVSFTNIKNGDVLKGVTTLKLNANDDSGEPPVVSLLVDKSLKLVQNRPPYDYDLDTTGYSDGDHEIKSFAFDGAGNKSDAAVVQVAFKNGAEKPVVASLSVKSHSNPEQFDESPSEAVPTMSGSSSVPSARNSAARSDSVMSGASSASVPSTPVASVPNAKTASTASPTMRMSDIERSYHSKTSSAVKPVITAEAAPIAKIAPALEPAKVSIPAVSAKPNQIISSQLPAMRSGSVESIQGAISARTAEPIRNFESYTSPVAPVDASWSASGKSVIPHAMQASGSPAQPEQSSEAIASDLTQMAMSPATSIRSESIRAEMSDSANSAQEPVAPLAANPKPVRVAAVPYVKDINSESASNRAYACTPQLKKDTRAKLEKRTAPASGKVKLRDLYNNLSGILFWDSENHTVTAISNDMKIELKIGSKVATVNCKQMQISEAPYIVNGRTVIDVSIYHQASEFILRTASK